Proteins from a single region of bacterium:
- the ispG gene encoding flavodoxin-dependent (E)-4-hydroxy-3-methylbut-2-enyl-diphosphate synthase has translation MKWEKGLVFAPATADRWNDVERLFRDGHPFPGCWCMYWRIRRRDFEKNYGEENRKNFRRIVESGEVPGILAYAGGEPVGWCSVAPREAFPVLDRSPVLKRVDDEPVWSITCFLIPERHRGSGLSEALVGAAIDYVEERGGGVVEAYPLIPEKSKNPEAVPDRRAAKALQELVKKASVPLVADIHFSAELALSSVEAGVAGLRLNPGNLRDPGAVRRVARAAVEAGIPIRVGVNAGSLDPDLLAKFGGPKPEALVESALGEVRLLEDAGLESIKISAKASSVTDTLAAYRLLAERTSWPLHLGVTEAGWHDAGVVKSALGIGVLLLEGIGDTLRVSLTGDPTAEVRVAWEILRACGLRERGVEIIACPTCGRCNYDLEGLLREVEKRLSDIVTPLKVAVMGCVVNGPGEAAHADVGVAGGADAGDIFVRGEIVERAVPAKTLAERLERLVREVVAGRG, from the coding sequence GTGAAGTGGGAAAAGGGGCTCGTATTCGCACCCGCGACCGCCGACCGGTGGAACGACGTCGAGCGGCTGTTTCGGGACGGCCACCCGTTCCCCGGCTGCTGGTGCATGTACTGGCGCATCCGTCGCAGGGATTTCGAGAAAAATTACGGGGAGGAAAACCGCAAAAACTTCCGCCGCATCGTCGAATCCGGTGAGGTGCCGGGCATCCTGGCCTACGCCGGAGGAGAGCCGGTAGGCTGGTGCTCGGTGGCGCCCCGGGAGGCGTTTCCCGTCCTGGACCGCTCGCCGGTCCTGAAAAGGGTGGACGACGAGCCGGTGTGGTCCATCACCTGCTTCCTCATCCCGGAACGGCACCGCGGAAGCGGCCTGTCGGAGGCCCTGGTAGGCGCCGCGATTGATTACGTCGAGGAGCGGGGCGGCGGGGTCGTCGAGGCCTACCCGCTCATCCCCGAGAAGAGCAAGAACCCGGAGGCGGTCCCGGACCGCCGGGCGGCGAAAGCGCTTCAGGAACTGGTGAAGAAGGCGTCCGTCCCCCTCGTGGCGGACATCCACTTTTCGGCAGAGCTCGCCCTGTCCTCGGTGGAGGCGGGCGTCGCCGGCCTGCGGCTGAATCCGGGGAATCTGCGCGACCCCGGAGCCGTCCGCCGGGTGGCGCGGGCGGCGGTCGAGGCGGGGATTCCCATCCGGGTCGGAGTCAACGCCGGCTCCCTCGACCCCGACCTGCTGGCGAAATTCGGCGGCCCTAAACCGGAGGCCCTGGTCGAGAGCGCCCTGGGAGAGGTCCGCCTGCTGGAGGACGCCGGGCTGGAATCCATAAAAATCAGCGCCAAGGCGTCGTCGGTCACGGACACCCTCGCCGCCTACCGCCTCCTGGCGGAGAGGACGAGTTGGCCGCTCCACCTGGGTGTGACCGAGGCCGGCTGGCATGATGCCGGGGTGGTCAAGAGCGCCCTTGGCATCGGCGTGCTTCTCCTGGAGGGCATCGGCGACACGCTGCGGGTAAGCCTGACCGGTGACCCGACGGCCGAGGTGCGGGTCGCATGGGAGATACTGCGGGCCTGCGGTCTGCGCGAGCGGGGGGTGGAAATCATCGCCTGCCCCACCTGCGGCCGTTGCAACTACGACCTGGAGGGACTGCTGCGGGAGGTGGAGAAGAGGCTCTCCGACATCGTCACCCCTCTGAAGGTGGCGGTGATGGGCTGCGTGGTCAACGGTCCCGGGGAGGCCGCCCACGCCGACGTCGGCGTCGCCGGGGGCGCGGACGCGGGCGACATCTTCGTCCGGGGTGAAATC